CGAGGCCATCGTCCTGACGGTCGACACTCCGCGCCTCGGCCGCCGACTGCGCGACCTGCGGGGAGACTTCCGGCTGCCGCCGCACGTCTCCCCCGCCAACCTCCCTCCGGGGGCGGCCGATTACTCCTCGCCCTCGCAGCACGGCCTGACGGAGCTCGACCCCTCCCTCGACTGGTCGGTGGTGGACTGGCTGCGCTCCGTCAGCCGCCTTCCCGTCCTGGTGAAGGGGATCATGACCCCGGACGACGCCGAACGCGCCGTGGCCCGGGGCGTGGACGGCATCGTCGTCTCCAACCACGGCGGGCGCCAGCTGGACGGCGTCCCCGCCACCCTCGACGTGCTCGCCGGGATCTCGGCCGCCGTGCGGGGGCGCACCGCGCTGCTCCTCGACGGCGGCGTCCGGCGCGGCGCCGACGTGCTGGCCGCCCTCGCCCTGGGCGCGGACGCGGTCCTGCTCGGCCGTCCGGTGCTGCACGGCCTGGCGGTGGGCGGGCAGGAGGGGGTGGCCGCCGTCCTCGACCTGATCACCGACGAGCTGGCGGAGGCCATGGTGCTGACCGGCACGGCCTCGGTGGCCGAGGCCGGCCCCGGCCTGATCGCCGCGCCCGTCGCCGAGCCCGTCTCCGCGCCCGTATCCCTGCGGAGCCCCGCCCCCGACCCCCCGCAGGCCGCGCCGACGCGCGAGGCCGTGCTGTTCCGGGGCGATCTGCACGCCAGCGTGTCCGACCCGCTGCTGGACACGATGAACTTCCTCAACGAGATCACGGGCCGCTTCCCCGAGGCCGTCTCCTTCGCGCCGGGCCGTCCCTACGAGGGCTTCTACGACACCGAGGAGCTGTTCCAGCACATCCGCCGCTACCTCGCCCACCTGAGCGCGGACGGAACCGACGCCGACGGCATCCGGACCTCCCTCTACCAGTACGGCCCGACGGCGGGCCTGATCCGCGAGCTGATCACCGCGTCGCTGCGCGCCGACGAGGGCATCGAGGTCCCGGCCGAGTCGGTCGTGGTGACCGTCGGCGCCCAGGAGGCGATGCTGCTCACCCTGCGCGCCCTGTTCGCCCGCCCCGAGGAGGTGCTGCTGGTCGCCAGCCCCTGCTACGTCGGCATCACCGGCGCCGCCCGGCTGCTGGACGTACCCGTCGTCCCCGTCGAGGAGCGCGAGGACGGGATCCACTGCGCCGACGTCGAGGCCGCCGTACGCGCCGAACTCGCCCGGGGGCGCCGTCCGCGCGCCTTCTACCTGGTGCCCGACCACTCCAATCCGACGGGCAGCACCCTCTCCCTGCGGGCGCGCGAGGAGCTGCTGGACCTCGCGGCCCGGTACGACCTGCTGATCATCGAGGACAGCCCGTACCGGCTGGTCAGCGACGGGGAGCAGCGGCCGACCCTGAAGTCGCTGGACCGCGACCGCAGGGTCGTGCACATCGGGTCGTACTCCAAGTCGGTCTTCCCCGGCGCCCGGATCGGCTTCGCCGTGGCGGACCAGCGGGTGCGCGACGCCTCGGGGGCGACCGGCCTGCTCGCGGATGAACTGTCCAAGATCAAGAGCATGGTCACGGTGAACACCCCGCCGCTGGCCCAGGCCCTCGTCGCGGGCGCGCTGCTGGCCTCCGGCGGCCGGCTCAAGGAGCACAACGCCGTACCCGCCAAGCACTACGGCGACGCCCTGCGGGTGACGCTCGAACAGCTCGCCCGGCAGCTCCCCGAGGCACTGCGCCGGGAGCTGGGAGTGAGCTGGAGCGAGCCGTCCGGCGGCTTCTTCCTCACCGTCCGGGTGCCGTTCGCCGCGGACGGCGACGCGCTGCTGCGCTCGGCCCGGGAGCACGGCGTCATCTGGACCCCCATGTCCTACTTCCACCCCGGGCCGGGGGGCGAGCGGGCCCTGCGGCTGTCCTTCAGCTACCTGAGCCACGCGGAGATCGAGGAGGGCGTGGCCCGGCTGGCCGGCTTCCTGCGGGCGGAGACCGAACGGACCGGGAC
This is a stretch of genomic DNA from Streptomyces sp. NBC_00536. It encodes these proteins:
- a CDS encoding aminotransferase class I/II-fold pyridoxal phosphate-dependent enzyme → MTGATRTAARPRLLTMEDFAAEARAVTGRGIWDFIAGGAGAERTLAANTAAFDRVRLNTRVLTGVAEPALAATVLGRRWAAPVGVAPLAYHTLVDPEGEAATVRAAGAAGLPVVVSTFAGRTFEDLAAAAGAPLWLQVYCFRDRETTRRLVARAERAGFEAIVLTVDTPRLGRRLRDLRGDFRLPPHVSPANLPPGAADYSSPSQHGLTELDPSLDWSVVDWLRSVSRLPVLVKGIMTPDDAERAVARGVDGIVVSNHGGRQLDGVPATLDVLAGISAAVRGRTALLLDGGVRRGADVLAALALGADAVLLGRPVLHGLAVGGQEGVAAVLDLITDELAEAMVLTGTASVAEAGPGLIAAPVAEPVSAPVSLRSPAPDPPQAAPTREAVLFRGDLHASVSDPLLDTMNFLNEITGRFPEAVSFAPGRPYEGFYDTEELFQHIRRYLAHLSADGTDADGIRTSLYQYGPTAGLIRELITASLRADEGIEVPAESVVVTVGAQEAMLLTLRALFARPEEVLLVASPCYVGITGAARLLDVPVVPVEEREDGIHCADVEAAVRAELARGRRPRAFYLVPDHSNPTGSTLSLRAREELLDLAARYDLLIIEDSPYRLVSDGEQRPTLKSLDRDRRVVHIGSYSKSVFPGARIGFAVADQRVRDASGATGLLADELSKIKSMVTVNTPPLAQALVAGALLASGGRLKEHNAVPAKHYGDALRVTLEQLARQLPEALRRELGVSWSEPSGGFFLTVRVPFAADGDALLRSAREHGVIWTPMSYFHPGPGGERALRLSFSYLSHAEIEEGVARLAGFLRAETERTGTARAGTAPATAVPAPPERGA